In Panthera tigris isolate Pti1 chromosome C1, P.tigris_Pti1_mat1.1, whole genome shotgun sequence, the following proteins share a genomic window:
- the LOC102972429 gene encoding cytochrome b-c1 complex subunit 6, mitochondrial isoform X2: MGDPILPFLEAVWLCQLAFCTDPLTTVREQCEQLEKCVKARERLELCDERVSSRSKTEEDCTEELFDFLHARDHCVAHKLFNSLK, encoded by the exons ATGGGAGACCCCATTCTGCCATTTCTGGAGGCAGTGTGGCTCTGCCAGCTGGCCTTCTGCACG GATCCTCTAACAACGGTGAGAGAGCAATGCGAGCAGCTGGAGAAATGTGTAAAGGCTCGGGAGCGGCTAGAGCTCTGTGATGAGCGCGTATCCTCCAGGTCAAAGACAGAGGAGGATTGCACAGAGGAGCTCTTTGACTTCCTGCATGCAAGGGACCATTGT GTGGCCCACAAACTCTTTAACAGCTTGAAATAA